One genomic window of Candidatus Pseudobacter hemicellulosilyticus includes the following:
- a CDS encoding 4-alpha-glucanotransferase, producing the protein MRIHFYIRFHTKYGQQLAVTGNIETLGAEDTSKAFTLSYLNNDYWHGTLETDLPKKASISYQYLLRQEDGLAIREAGQRSITLPPGHPEDLVLIDTWNHAGEFENVFYTDPFQEILLKGNETKVKVRSPKHFTHQFRVKAPLLGKNEVVCLTGSHAALGEWDNNRPLLLSREDGWWTARVSLPLEAFPLHYKYGVYNIKEDQLVQYEAGENRALLGDAYFEKLTILHDGFVHLPNTSWKGAGVSIPVFSLRSKQSFGAGEFPDLKLLVDWAKKTGLQVIQILPVNDSQATHTWLDTYPYAAISAFALHPLYLNMEQVAGKAQAELMKPLKKKQKQLNELPDMDYEEVMHYKLMYIRELYAARKEELFQDEHYQAFFENNRHWLVPYAAFSYLRDKYKTSDFNQWKTHSRYDAEAVAKLASPRAKQYDKIAIHYFTQYHLHLQLKDAASYAHKQGVILKGDIPIGVYRYGCDAWMEPELYHMDVQAGAPPDDFAVSGQNWGFPTYNWERMAADGFEWWRRRFAQMGNYFDAFRIDHILGFFRIWSIPMDAVEGILGYFVPAIPLSVTEFQQKNIWFDHQRYCKPYISDSILWELFGPNKDKFLPFLHAIGDGHYELKPEFATQRQVEAWFADKDKEEDTPHLRQGLYNLISNVLLIEQPGSEGQSFHFRIGMDNTPSFRRLAWDIRQQLKPLYDDYFYSRQDNRWMKEAMKKLPALKRSTNMLVCGEDLGMVPACVPEVMRQLGILSLELQRMPKDASHEFLTLSQTPYLSVVTPSTHDMSTIRGWWEEDEARTQRFYNQELKQEGTAPAHCEAWINREVILQHLHAPAMWSIFQLQDLLGMDEQLRRPTPQEERINIPATSKHYWRYRMHLPLEQLIKEKTFNESLATFVKASGRS; encoded by the coding sequence ATGAGGATCCATTTTTACATTCGCTTCCATACAAAATATGGACAGCAACTGGCCGTTACCGGCAATATTGAAACACTCGGCGCGGAAGATACCAGCAAGGCTTTTACGCTCTCTTACCTGAACAACGACTACTGGCATGGTACCCTGGAAACCGACCTGCCTAAAAAAGCAAGTATCAGCTACCAGTACCTGCTTCGTCAGGAGGATGGACTGGCCATCCGGGAAGCCGGCCAGCGCAGTATCACCCTGCCACCCGGCCACCCCGAGGACCTGGTCCTGATAGATACCTGGAACCATGCCGGCGAATTTGAGAATGTATTCTATACCGATCCTTTCCAGGAGATCCTCCTGAAAGGCAATGAAACAAAGGTCAAGGTCAGATCCCCCAAACATTTTACGCACCAGTTCAGGGTCAAAGCGCCCCTGCTGGGGAAGAACGAGGTAGTCTGTCTCACCGGCAGCCATGCCGCCCTGGGCGAATGGGATAATAACCGGCCCCTGCTGCTGAGCCGTGAGGACGGCTGGTGGACCGCCAGGGTCAGTCTGCCCCTGGAAGCCTTCCCCCTGCATTACAAATACGGTGTATACAATATAAAAGAAGATCAGCTGGTACAGTACGAGGCCGGGGAGAACCGGGCCCTGCTGGGTGACGCCTACTTTGAAAAGCTCACCATCCTGCATGATGGCTTTGTACACCTGCCCAATACCAGCTGGAAAGGCGCCGGCGTATCCATACCCGTATTCAGCCTGCGCAGCAAGCAGTCCTTTGGCGCCGGTGAATTCCCGGACCTGAAGCTGCTGGTGGACTGGGCTAAAAAGACCGGTCTCCAGGTGATACAGATCCTGCCGGTCAACGATTCCCAGGCCACCCATACCTGGCTGGATACCTATCCCTATGCTGCTATTTCCGCCTTTGCCCTGCATCCCCTGTACCTCAATATGGAACAGGTGGCCGGGAAAGCACAGGCTGAGCTGATGAAGCCGCTGAAGAAAAAGCAGAAACAGCTGAATGAGCTGCCAGACATGGACTACGAGGAAGTCATGCACTACAAGCTCATGTACATCCGCGAGCTGTATGCCGCCCGGAAAGAAGAACTGTTCCAGGATGAGCACTACCAGGCCTTCTTTGAAAATAACCGCCACTGGCTGGTTCCCTATGCTGCGTTCTCTTACCTGCGTGATAAATACAAGACCTCGGATTTCAACCAGTGGAAAACACATAGCCGGTACGATGCGGAAGCGGTGGCCAAACTGGCATCCCCGCGGGCCAAACAGTATGATAAGATAGCCATTCATTATTTCACGCAATACCACCTGCACCTGCAGCTGAAAGATGCCGCCAGCTATGCGCATAAACAGGGGGTGATCCTGAAAGGTGATATTCCCATCGGCGTATACCGCTATGGCTGTGACGCCTGGATGGAACCCGAACTGTACCATATGGATGTTCAGGCCGGCGCGCCCCCGGATGATTTTGCCGTGAGTGGGCAGAACTGGGGCTTCCCTACCTACAACTGGGAGCGGATGGCAGCCGACGGGTTTGAATGGTGGCGCCGCCGCTTTGCGCAGATGGGTAATTATTTTGATGCATTCCGGATAGACCATATCCTGGGCTTCTTCCGGATCTGGAGCATTCCCATGGACGCAGTGGAAGGGATACTGGGTTATTTTGTTCCCGCCATACCTTTATCTGTAACCGAATTTCAGCAAAAGAACATCTGGTTTGATCACCAGCGCTATTGCAAACCCTATATCAGCGACAGTATCCTCTGGGAGCTGTTTGGTCCTAATAAGGATAAATTCCTACCCTTCCTGCATGCTATTGGAGATGGACATTATGAGCTGAAGCCGGAGTTTGCCACGCAGCGACAGGTAGAGGCCTGGTTTGCCGATAAAGACAAAGAAGAGGATACGCCGCACCTGCGCCAGGGGCTGTACAACCTGATCAGCAATGTATTGCTGATTGAACAGCCCGGCTCTGAAGGGCAGTCGTTCCATTTCCGGATCGGCATGGACAATACCCCTTCCTTCCGGCGGCTGGCCTGGGATATCCGCCAGCAGCTGAAGCCCTTGTACGACGACTATTTCTACAGCCGCCAGGACAATCGCTGGATGAAAGAAGCCATGAAAAAACTGCCTGCCCTGAAACGCAGCACCAATATGCTGGTCTGCGGGGAAGACCTGGGCATGGTGCCCGCCTGCGTACCTGAAGTGATGCGGCAGCTGGGTATCCTGAGCCTGGAGTTGCAGCGCATGCCCAAGGACGCCAGCCATGAATTCCTGACCCTGTCGCAAACGCCTTATCTCTCGGTAGTAACGCCTTCCACCCATGATATGAGCACCATCCGTGGCTGGTGGGAAGAGGATGAGGCCCGCACACAGCGCTTCTACAACCAGGAGCTGAAACAGGAAGGTACTGCGCCCGCCCATTGCGAAGCCTGGATCAACCGCGAGGTCATCCTGCAGCATTTACATGCGCCGGCTATGTGGAGCATCTTCCAGCTGCAGGACCTGCTGGGCATGGATGAACAGCTGCGGCGGCCAACGCCCCAGGAAGAACGGATCAATATTCCCGCCACGTCCAAACATTACTGGCGCTACCGGATGCACCTGCCGCTGGAGCAGCTGATCAAGGAAAAAACATTCAACGAGTCGCTGGCCACTTTTGTAAAAGCCAGTGGCAGAAGCTAA
- a CDS encoding dipeptide epimerase: MKVIHRPFNLPFQYPFTISKGTKTHQPTLVVQLEFRGVIGYGEAPAISYYNIPLEKMVEDLERKRMMVEKFAFMEPERYWHYLHHLYPANNFLVCALDIAAWDLYGKLYGQPLHRLWQLDPAKAPVTDYTIGIDSIDRMVAKMQARPWPVYKIKLGTPEDIDIVRALRQHTAAVFRVDANAGWTEAEALEKIPLLQELGVELIEQPLAKDNWEGMHRLYQASPIPLIADESCVVEGDVAKCQDHFHGINIKLTKCSGITPARRMISKARSLGLKVMLGSMNESSIGTAALAQLAPLADFLDADGPLLLAEDLASGLEFREGRVVVSDQPGLGIQVPGSPWTEILP, encoded by the coding sequence ATGAAAGTTATTCATCGTCCGTTCAACCTGCCTTTTCAGTATCCCTTCACTATTTCCAAGGGCACCAAAACGCATCAGCCTACGCTGGTGGTGCAACTGGAATTCCGGGGAGTGATTGGTTATGGGGAAGCCCCGGCCATCAGCTACTACAATATTCCCCTGGAAAAAATGGTGGAGGACCTGGAGCGCAAACGGATGATGGTGGAGAAATTTGCGTTCATGGAGCCGGAGCGTTACTGGCATTACCTGCACCACCTGTATCCCGCCAATAATTTCCTGGTCTGCGCCCTGGACATTGCCGCCTGGGACCTCTACGGCAAGCTCTACGGGCAGCCCCTGCACCGCCTGTGGCAATTGGACCCGGCAAAAGCGCCGGTAACGGATTATACCATTGGTATTGACAGCATTGACAGGATGGTAGCCAAGATGCAGGCCAGACCCTGGCCGGTGTATAAGATCAAACTGGGCACACCGGAGGATATTGACATTGTGCGGGCGCTGCGCCAGCACACGGCAGCAGTTTTCCGGGTGGATGCCAATGCGGGCTGGACCGAAGCAGAAGCCCTGGAAAAGATCCCCCTGTTGCAGGAACTGGGCGTGGAACTGATTGAGCAGCCCCTGGCCAAAGACAACTGGGAAGGTATGCACCGCCTTTACCAGGCCTCGCCAATACCCCTGATAGCGGATGAATCCTGTGTGGTGGAAGGAGATGTAGCCAAATGCCAGGATCATTTCCATGGCATCAATATCAAGCTCACCAAATGCAGCGGCATAACGCCTGCCCGCAGAATGATCAGCAAAGCCCGCAGCCTGGGTTTGAAAGTGATGCTGGGCAGCATGAATGAAAGCAGCATCGGTACGGCGGCACTGGCGCAATTAGCGCCCCTGGCCGATTTCCTGGATGCCGACGGACCGCTCCTGCTGGCGGAAGACCTGGCCAGTGGCCTGGAATTCCGGGAGGGCAGGGTGGTAGTGAGCGACCAGCCCGGCCTGGGCATCCAGGTGCCCGGCAGCCCCTGGACGGAGATCCTTCCTTAA
- a CDS encoding alpha-L-arabinofuranosidase C-terminal domain-containing protein — MPKTIILLACSFLLVRANAQQAGIRLQPNASAHQISRHIYGHFAEHLGRCIYDGFWVADSLQVPKQGRIRMDVVNALKKIRVPNLRWPGGCFADEYHWRDGIGPRTARPTMINTHWGGVTEDNSFGTHEFLELCQLLEAEPYIAGNVGSGTVAEMSGWVEYLNFDGISPMTRLRKENGRDKPWKVSFWGVGNESWGCGGNMTAEYYTDLYRQYATYARNYPGAPLRKVASGANAGDYHWTEVCMKNIPLHQLWGLTLHYYTLPTNDWSKKGSATQFTEPEYFQTMKHALHMEELVTKHSAIMDKYDKDKRVALAVDEWGIWTDVEPGTNPGFLFQQNSLRDALIAATTLNIFNNHSDRVRMANLAQTINVLQSVILTRGRDLLLTPTYHVFDLYKVHQDAQYLPLELTGRDYSSGAEKIPAINASASKDSLGRIHISLVNIDPNTPTSIRINAGGLPWKKATGQVLTAARVTDINSFEQKEQVRIQPFSAFKKEGDQLVVDLPAKSVVVLELQ, encoded by the coding sequence TTGCCAAAAACGATTATCCTTCTTGCCTGCTCCTTCCTGCTTGTCCGGGCCAATGCTCAACAGGCAGGCATCAGGCTCCAGCCCAACGCCTCCGCTCACCAGATCAGCCGGCATATCTATGGACATTTTGCAGAACACCTGGGCCGTTGTATCTATGATGGCTTCTGGGTGGCCGATTCCCTGCAGGTGCCCAAACAGGGCCGGATCAGGATGGACGTGGTCAACGCCCTGAAAAAGATCCGGGTGCCCAACCTGCGCTGGCCGGGCGGCTGTTTTGCCGATGAATACCACTGGCGCGATGGCATCGGTCCCCGGACGGCAAGACCCACCATGATCAATACCCATTGGGGAGGCGTAACGGAAGACAATAGTTTTGGCACCCATGAGTTCCTGGAACTTTGTCAGCTGCTGGAAGCCGAGCCCTATATTGCCGGCAATGTGGGCAGCGGAACCGTAGCTGAAATGTCCGGCTGGGTGGAATACCTCAACTTTGACGGGATCAGTCCCATGACCCGCTTAAGAAAAGAGAATGGCCGCGATAAACCCTGGAAGGTCAGCTTCTGGGGGGTGGGCAATGAGAGCTGGGGCTGCGGCGGCAATATGACGGCCGAATACTATACTGATCTCTACCGGCAATACGCCACCTATGCACGCAACTATCCCGGCGCCCCGCTCCGCAAAGTGGCCAGCGGCGCCAATGCCGGCGATTACCACTGGACTGAGGTCTGCATGAAGAATATCCCCCTGCACCAGCTATGGGGACTGACACTGCATTATTATACGCTGCCCACCAACGACTGGAGCAAAAAGGGTTCCGCCACACAGTTCACCGAACCCGAATATTTCCAGACCATGAAACATGCCCTCCATATGGAAGAACTGGTCACAAAACATTCGGCCATCATGGACAAATATGATAAAGACAAAAGGGTAGCCCTGGCTGTTGACGAATGGGGTATCTGGACCGATGTGGAGCCCGGCACCAATCCCGGTTTCCTGTTCCAGCAGAACAGCCTCCGCGATGCGCTGATTGCCGCCACCACACTGAATATCTTCAATAACCATAGCGACCGCGTACGCATGGCCAACCTGGCCCAGACCATCAACGTACTGCAATCCGTGATCCTCACCAGGGGCCGCGACCTGCTGCTGACACCTACCTACCATGTATTTGATCTCTATAAAGTACACCAGGACGCACAATACCTGCCCCTGGAACTGACAGGCAGGGACTACAGCAGCGGCGCCGAAAAGATCCCGGCCATCAACGCTTCGGCCTCCAAAGACAGCCTGGGCAGGATCCATATCTCCCTGGTCAATATTGATCCCAATACACCCACCAGCATCCGCATCAATGCCGGCGGGCTCCCCTGGAAAAAAGCCACAGGCCAGGTGCTGACCGCCGCCCGCGTCACTGACATCAACAGCTTTGAACAAAAAGAGCAGGTAAGGATCCAGCCCTTCAGCGCCTTTAAAAAAGAAGGCGATCAGCTGGTAGTGGACCTGCCCGCCAAAAGCGTGGTTGTGCTGGAACTGCAATAG
- a CDS encoding ribulokinase, with protein sequence MKKQYVLGADFGTDSVRTILVDAANGQELASALFYYPRWKAQLYCDAAKNQFRQHPLDYVEGLEATIRQCLQQAGPDAAAAVVAISVDTTGSTPVITDRTGTPLGLLPAFRDNPNAQFILWKDHTAVQEAAEINRHAARYDINYLQYVGGVYSSEWFWAKLLHVLRRDEAVRKAAWSVVEHCDWIPFLLTGGTDVAQLRRGVCAAGHKALWAENFHGLPPNEFFSALDPLLKDFTLRLFSRTYTCAEAAGNLSPEWAKQLGLSTDVVVGVGAFDAHMGAVGGQIEPYHLCKIMGTSTCDILVAPTNEVGNKLVQGICGQVPGSVIPGMIGMEAGQSAFGDAYAWFRQVLAWPVEQLLTDSSLADAHTRKLLKTEILDGIIPALSQQAAALPLEEEAPIAIDWFNGRRTPDANQWLKGALTGISLGADAPRLFRSIVEATCFGARTIVERFTSEGIPVNGVIGMGGVAKKSPFIMQLLADILEMPIRIHRSEQTCAAGAAMFAATAAGIYPTVEAAMAAMGQGFERTYEPDPSKAAFYRRRYQRYLVLGSQLEEEIMSRHAPKEAVLQNH encoded by the coding sequence ATGAAAAAACAATATGTACTGGGAGCCGATTTCGGGACAGATTCTGTCCGCACCATCCTGGTGGACGCGGCCAACGGGCAGGAACTGGCCAGCGCCCTGTTCTATTATCCACGCTGGAAAGCGCAGTTATACTGTGATGCAGCTAAGAACCAGTTCCGCCAGCATCCCCTGGACTATGTGGAAGGGCTGGAAGCTACTATCCGCCAATGCCTGCAACAGGCAGGGCCTGATGCCGCAGCAGCTGTGGTGGCTATCTCAGTGGACACCACCGGCTCTACACCTGTGATCACAGACCGCACCGGCACACCCCTGGGGTTATTGCCGGCGTTCCGCGATAATCCCAACGCACAGTTCATTCTCTGGAAAGACCATACAGCCGTCCAGGAAGCCGCCGAGATCAACCGGCATGCCGCCCGCTATGATATCAACTACCTGCAGTATGTAGGCGGCGTATATTCCTCCGAATGGTTCTGGGCCAAGCTCCTGCATGTGCTGCGTAGGGATGAGGCCGTTCGGAAAGCCGCCTGGTCGGTAGTGGAGCATTGCGACTGGATACCCTTCCTGCTCACCGGCGGTACCGATGTAGCACAGCTGCGCCGCGGGGTCTGCGCAGCCGGCCACAAGGCGCTCTGGGCGGAAAACTTCCACGGCCTCCCGCCCAATGAGTTCTTCAGCGCCCTGGATCCTTTATTAAAAGACTTCACCCTCCGTCTTTTTTCCCGCACCTATACCTGCGCCGAAGCAGCCGGCAACCTCTCTCCCGAATGGGCGAAGCAACTGGGCCTTTCTACCGATGTAGTAGTAGGCGTGGGCGCCTTTGATGCCCATATGGGCGCCGTGGGCGGCCAGATAGAACCTTATCATCTCTGTAAGATCATGGGCACTTCCACCTGCGATATCCTGGTGGCGCCCACCAACGAAGTGGGTAATAAACTGGTGCAGGGTATCTGTGGCCAGGTACCCGGCTCCGTGATCCCCGGCATGATCGGCATGGAAGCCGGACAATCTGCTTTCGGGGACGCCTACGCCTGGTTCCGCCAGGTCCTGGCCTGGCCGGTGGAACAGCTGCTCACAGACTCCTCCCTGGCAGATGCCCATACGCGCAAATTATTGAAGACAGAAATACTGGATGGCATTATACCGGCCCTTTCCCAACAGGCGGCGGCGCTGCCACTGGAAGAAGAGGCGCCCATTGCTATTGATTGGTTTAACGGTCGCAGGACGCCGGACGCCAACCAGTGGCTCAAAGGAGCGCTCACCGGTATCAGCCTGGGCGCCGATGCGCCAAGGCTCTTCCGCTCCATTGTAGAAGCCACCTGCTTCGGGGCCCGCACCATTGTAGAGCGGTTCACCAGTGAAGGCATTCCCGTGAACGGGGTGATCGGTATGGGAGGGGTAGCTAAAAAATCGCCCTTCATCATGCAGCTCCTGGCTGATATCCTGGAAATGCCCATCCGCATCCACCGCAGTGAACAGACATGCGCCGCCGGCGCCGCCATGTTTGCCGCTACGGCCGCAGGCATCTATCCAACGGTGGAAGCCGCTATGGCCGCCATGGGACAGGGTTTTGAACGAACCTATGAACCCGATCCGTCCAAAGCAGCTTTCTATCGCCGGCGTTACCAGCGCTACCTGGTCCTCGGCAGTCAGCTGGAAGAAGAGATCATGAGCCGCCATGCTCCAAAGGAAGCCGTATTACAGAACCATTAA
- a CDS encoding L-ribulose-5-phosphate 4-epimerase: protein MNPYKQLQDAAYEANMQLPRLGLVLFTFGNVSAADQQRGVFAIKPSGVPYEQLSPDKMVIVDFEGKTVEGTLRPSSDTLTHAVLYKQWPAIGGIVHTHSTYATAWAQSLRDIPIYGTTHADHTTVDIPCAAPMDDAMILGDYEYQTGFQIIQALDQRGLSYRDVEMILVGNHAPFTWGSTPQKAVYNSAVLESIAQMAAITESVNPQAPRLKDALINKHYARKHGPDSYYGQ, encoded by the coding sequence ATGAATCCTTATAAACAGTTACAGGACGCCGCTTACGAAGCCAATATGCAATTGCCGCGGCTGGGGCTGGTGCTTTTCACTTTTGGCAATGTGAGCGCGGCCGATCAGCAGCGGGGGGTATTCGCCATCAAACCCAGTGGCGTGCCTTATGAGCAGTTAAGCCCGGACAAGATGGTGATCGTAGATTTTGAGGGTAAAACAGTGGAAGGGACACTCCGCCCATCTTCCGATACACTTACCCATGCTGTGCTGTACAAACAGTGGCCGGCCATCGGCGGCATAGTGCATACCCATTCCACCTATGCTACGGCCTGGGCGCAAAGCCTGCGGGATATTCCTATCTACGGCACCACCCATGCTGATCATACCACGGTGGATATTCCCTGCGCCGCTCCCATGGATGACGCCATGATCCTGGGTGATTATGAATACCAGACCGGCTTCCAGATCATCCAGGCCCTGGACCAGCGGGGACTCAGCTACCGCGATGTGGAAATGATCCTGGTAGGCAACCATGCCCCTTTCACCTGGGGCAGTACGCCGCAGAAAGCCGTCTACAACAGCGCCGTGCTGGAAAGCATTGCACAGATGGCCGCTATCACCGAATCGGTAAATCCACAGGCCCCCCGGCTGAAGGACGCCCTCATCAATAAACACTATGCACGCAAACACGGTCCAGACAGCTATTATGGACAATAA
- the araA gene encoding L-arabinose isomerase produces the protein MIELKKLNVWFLTGSQHLYGPETLQQVAEHAQVIVRSLNTSLQIPVNVVFKPVVTTPEDIYKVLLAANSEENLIGIIAWMHTFSPAKMWINGLKALQKPLLHLHTQFNRDIPWQKIDMDFMNLNQSAHGDREFGFIVSRLRRNRKVVAGHWQDENVLKSIGVWMRAAAGWNDWQGARFVRFGDNMRFVAVTDGDKVEAEFKFGYSVNTHGIGDLVKTIGGVSDASVAALVQEYEDSYALSAPLLKNGAQRASLLEAARIELGIQQFLEEGNYKGFSDTFEDLHGMVQLPGIAAQRLMQAGYGFAGEGDWKTAALVRAMKVMGSGLPGGNSFMEDYTYHFEPGNELVLGAHMLEICSSIADGKPACEIHPLGIGGKADPVRLVFNVAAGPALNASIIDMGNRFRLLVNEVEAVAPKEQLPLLPVARVLWKPYPDMKTGCTAWILAGGAHHTCYSQNLTAEHLEDFADMANIECTLIGRQTDLSAFRNSLRWSEVYYQLNG, from the coding sequence ATGATTGAACTGAAAAAACTGAATGTCTGGTTCCTGACCGGAAGCCAGCATTTGTACGGCCCGGAAACATTACAGCAGGTGGCGGAACATGCCCAGGTGATTGTCAGGTCCCTGAACACCTCGCTGCAAATACCCGTTAACGTGGTGTTCAAACCCGTGGTCACCACACCCGAAGATATCTACAAAGTACTGCTGGCGGCCAATTCAGAGGAGAACCTGATCGGCATTATTGCCTGGATGCACACTTTTTCACCCGCCAAGATGTGGATCAACGGCCTCAAAGCCCTGCAAAAACCATTGTTGCACCTCCATACGCAGTTCAACCGGGATATTCCCTGGCAGAAGATCGATATGGATTTTATGAACCTGAACCAGAGCGCTCATGGCGACCGGGAGTTTGGTTTTATTGTCAGCAGGCTGCGCCGCAACCGCAAAGTGGTGGCCGGTCACTGGCAAGATGAAAATGTATTGAAGAGCATCGGCGTATGGATGCGCGCCGCTGCGGGGTGGAACGACTGGCAGGGCGCACGCTTTGTCCGCTTCGGCGATAATATGCGCTTTGTAGCCGTTACTGACGGCGATAAAGTGGAAGCCGAATTCAAATTCGGTTATTCCGTGAATACCCATGGCATCGGCGACCTGGTAAAAACCATCGGTGGTGTCAGTGACGCCTCCGTAGCCGCCCTGGTACAGGAATACGAGGACAGCTATGCGCTTTCAGCGCCGCTGTTGAAGAACGGCGCCCAGCGGGCCTCCCTGCTGGAAGCAGCCAGGATTGAACTGGGCATCCAACAATTCCTGGAAGAAGGGAACTACAAAGGCTTCTCTGATACTTTTGAAGACCTGCACGGTATGGTCCAGCTGCCGGGTATTGCGGCGCAGCGACTGATGCAGGCCGGTTATGGCTTTGCCGGAGAGGGCGACTGGAAAACAGCTGCGCTTGTCCGCGCCATGAAGGTAATGGGCAGCGGCCTGCCCGGCGGCAACTCGTTCATGGAAGATTATACCTACCATTTTGAACCTGGCAATGAGCTGGTGCTGGGTGCGCATATGCTGGAGATCTGTTCCAGTATTGCCGATGGTAAGCCTGCCTGTGAGATCCATCCCCTGGGCATTGGCGGTAAGGCTGACCCGGTTCGACTGGTCTTCAACGTAGCCGCAGGTCCAGCACTCAACGCTTCCATCATTGATATGGGCAATCGGTTCCGCCTGCTGGTGAATGAGGTGGAAGCCGTGGCCCCCAAGGAACAGCTGCCCCTGCTGCCTGTAGCCCGCGTACTGTGGAAACCCTACCCGGACATGAAGACAGGCTGCACCGCCTGGATCCTGGCCGGCGGCGCCCACCATACCTGCTACAGCCAGAACCTGACGGCAGAACACCTGGAAGATTTTGCCGACATGGCCAACATTGAATGCACCCTGATTGGCCGGCAGACCGATCTTTCTGCATTCAGGAACAGCCTCCGGTGGAGCGAAGTCTATTACCAGCTGAACGGTTAA
- a CDS encoding NUDIX hydrolase, with protein sequence MRHYSKHPRFPLAVDCIIFGYDGQELKLLVIQRGFEPRKGDWSLIGGFVQKEETAEDAAKRVLLNLTGIDGLYMEQLHTFSDPGRDAEERTVSIAYFALVDLHKYRQPLNEDYHPVWFPINRVPDLIFDHNDMVELAKEKLRYKAALHPLLFELLPARFTIPQLQNLYECVYNTSFDKGNFSRKILSTQLLTKLNDKDKLSSKKGAFYYKVNTKKYNANINSFLNFVSKPDRIAASDRA encoded by the coding sequence ATGAGGCATTATTCGAAACATCCGCGATTCCCGCTGGCCGTAGACTGTATCATCTTCGGATACGATGGACAGGAGCTGAAATTACTCGTGATCCAACGGGGCTTTGAGCCCCGTAAAGGAGACTGGAGCCTGATTGGTGGATTTGTACAAAAAGAGGAAACGGCAGAAGATGCTGCTAAAAGAGTGCTGCTGAACCTGACAGGTATTGATGGCCTGTATATGGAACAGCTGCACACTTTCAGTGACCCCGGAAGGGACGCTGAAGAGCGCACCGTCTCCATCGCCTACTTCGCACTGGTAGACCTGCATAAATACCGGCAACCCCTGAACGAGGATTATCATCCCGTCTGGTTCCCCATCAACCGGGTACCGGACCTGATCTTTGATCACAATGATATGGTGGAGCTGGCCAAGGAAAAGCTGCGCTACAAAGCAGCCCTGCACCCGCTGCTCTTTGAGCTGCTGCCCGCCCGCTTTACCATCCCGCAACTGCAAAACCTCTACGAATGCGTGTATAACACCAGCTTCGATAAAGGGAATTTCAGTCGCAAGATCTTATCCACCCAGCTGCTCACCAAGCTGAACGACAAGGATAAGCTCAGTTCCAAGAAGGGCGCCTTTTATTATAAGGTCAATACCAAGAAGTACAACGCCAATATTAATTCGTTCCTCAATTTCGTTTCCAAACCGGACAGGATCGCTGCATCCGACCGGGCATAA
- a CDS encoding HAD family phosphatase, which translates to MKYKAFLFDLNGTMINDMDYHINAWYDIVNRLGAGLTLDQVKAQCYGKNHELLERIFPGRFSMIEMDMMGLEKEQTYQNNFHPYLKLLPGLDKVLEKATEQGIRMAIGSAAIRYNIDFVLDGLRIRDYFKAVVGAEDVATSKPDPQTFLSCAQQLGVAPSECLVFEDAPKGVEAAANAGMDAVVLTTMHEAHEFNNGKNIVAYIRDYELLSW; encoded by the coding sequence GTGAAATACAAAGCCTTCCTGTTTGACCTGAATGGCACAATGATCAATGACATGGACTATCATATCAACGCCTGGTATGACATCGTCAACAGGCTGGGCGCCGGCCTCACGCTGGACCAGGTGAAAGCCCAATGTTATGGTAAGAACCATGAACTGCTGGAAAGGATATTCCCGGGTCGTTTTTCGATGATAGAAATGGATATGATGGGCCTGGAAAAAGAACAGACCTACCAGAATAATTTCCATCCTTACCTGAAGCTGCTGCCTGGCCTTGACAAAGTGCTGGAAAAAGCAACCGAACAGGGAATCCGGATGGCCATTGGTTCTGCCGCTATCCGTTACAACATTGATTTTGTGCTTGACGGGCTCCGGATCAGGGATTATTTCAAGGCCGTGGTAGGCGCTGAAGATGTAGCCACCAGCAAACCTGATCCGCAAACCTTCCTCAGCTGTGCCCAACAGCTGGGCGTTGCCCCATCGGAATGCCTGGTATTTGAGGATGCGCCCAAAGGCGTGGAAGCCGCCGCCAATGCAGGTATGGATGCCGTAGTGCTCACCACCATGCATGAAGCCCATGAGTTCAATAACGGGAAAAATATTGTTGCATATATCAGGGACTATGAACTGTTGAGCTGGTAA